The following are encoded together in the Asticcacaulis sp. genome:
- a CDS encoding WYL domain-containing protein: MEFIEFRLFWEGGINRSDLIDFFGVSVPQASGDLSAYREMAGDNLAYDASRKRYVATETFAPKLYRPNADRYLAQMKGLADGILEAGDTWFRTLPEAAALPLPHRRIDPFALRRLLAAMRAGQSIEIFYHSMNPAEAEPVWRRITPHAFGHDGLRWHVRALCHRDGRYKDFILSRCRDLRAEGDGMGTPRDDTLWHTVFTVELIPNPDLTPGQQATIALDYGMTNGKVCVPVRRALLYYFEKRLRLDVAPGQDSLRERPVVVANAADFANALPKAG; this comes from the coding sequence ATGGAGTTCATCGAATTCCGGCTGTTCTGGGAAGGCGGCATAAACCGCAGCGACCTGATCGATTTCTTCGGCGTTTCGGTGCCGCAGGCGTCGGGCGACCTCAGCGCCTACCGCGAGATGGCGGGCGATAACCTGGCCTATGACGCCAGCCGCAAGCGCTATGTCGCCACGGAAACCTTCGCGCCGAAACTCTACAGGCCCAATGCTGACCGTTACCTGGCGCAGATGAAAGGCCTCGCCGACGGCATACTGGAGGCCGGCGACACCTGGTTCCGCACCCTGCCCGAGGCCGCCGCCCTGCCGCTGCCGCATCGCCGGATCGATCCGTTCGCGCTGCGGCGTTTGCTGGCGGCGATGCGCGCCGGTCAGTCGATCGAAATCTTTTATCACTCCATGAACCCGGCCGAAGCGGAGCCGGTGTGGCGGCGGATCACGCCCCACGCCTTCGGCCATGACGGCCTGCGCTGGCACGTCCGGGCGCTGTGCCACCGCGATGGCCGCTACAAGGATTTCATCCTGTCGCGCTGCCGCGACCTGCGCGCCGAGGGCGACGGTATGGGGACGCCGCGGGACGACACCCTGTGGCACACGGTTTTTACCGTCGAACTTATCCCCAACCCCGACCTGACGCCCGGCCAGCAGGCGACCATTGCGCTTGACTACGGCATGACGAACGGCAAGGTATGCGTCCCGGTTCGCCGCGCCCTGCTCTACTATTTCGAGAAACGGCTGAGGCTGGACGTGGCGCCGGGGCAGGACAGCCTGCGGGAACGGCCCGTCGTCGTCGCCAATGCGGCCGACTTCGCAAACGCCCTCCCCAAGGCCGGGTAA
- a CDS encoding restriction endonuclease subunit S, with amino-acid sequence MSVALLSEIAEQLRGVSYGKSDVTDHPADGYIPVLRANNITDVGLALDDLVYVRSNKVASKQKIKSGDIVIAASSGSISVVGKAAQAEFDLDAGFGAFCKVVRPSEKVNARYLGHFFKTSEYRQKMSTLAAGANINNLKNEHIDDLLIPLPPLDEQKRIAAILDQADALRRLRQRSLDRLNTLSQAIFYEMFGDPATNPLSFPTRKASEMAKRITVGIVVRPASYYVDTGVPVIRGTNIKSSGIDLSDVVYFSEQDNATRLAKTRVWAGDLVIVRTGRPGLAAVVPPHLDGTNTVDVLILSPDRNYIFPRFFRDLINSEGGKKVSVGRKSRPNSTTF; translated from the coding sequence ATGAGTGTGGCGCTCCTTTCTGAAATCGCAGAGCAGCTTCGTGGCGTTTCCTATGGAAAATCAGATGTAACTGATCATCCCGCAGACGGCTATATTCCGGTATTGCGAGCGAACAATATAACTGATGTCGGGCTTGCGTTAGATGATTTGGTGTATGTCCGATCCAACAAAGTCGCCAGTAAACAAAAAATCAAATCAGGTGACATCGTTATTGCAGCCTCAAGCGGCAGTATCTCGGTTGTCGGCAAAGCTGCTCAAGCTGAATTTGATCTCGATGCAGGGTTTGGAGCTTTTTGTAAAGTAGTCCGTCCGTCTGAAAAAGTGAATGCCCGTTATCTTGGTCATTTTTTCAAAACGTCCGAGTACCGTCAGAAAATGTCAACATTGGCTGCGGGCGCGAATATTAACAATCTCAAGAACGAACATATTGATGATCTTTTAATTCCCTTGCCGCCGCTGGATGAGCAGAAGCGGATTGCGGCGATCCTCGATCAGGCCGACGCCCTGCGCCGTCTACGCCAGCGCAGCCTCGACCGCCTCAACACCCTCAGCCAGGCCATTTTCTATGAAATGTTCGGCGATCCGGCGACAAATCCGCTTAGCTTCCCTACTCGCAAAGCCTCAGAAATGGCTAAGCGTATCACAGTCGGAATTGTAGTCAGACCTGCATCATACTACGTCGACACCGGCGTTCCGGTAATTCGCGGCACGAACATCAAGTCGAGCGGCATCGATTTATCTGATGTGGTCTACTTTTCAGAACAAGATAATGCAACTCGTTTGGCTAAAACGCGCGTTTGGGCTGGAGATTTGGTGATTGTGCGTACCGGTCGCCCCGGATTAGCGGCAGTCGTCCCTCCACATCTGGACGGCACCAATACTGTAGATGTTCTAATCTTGAGTCCCGATAGAAATTATATTTTTCCTCGCTTTTTTAGGGATTTAATAAATTCCGAAGGAGGAAAAAAAGTTAGTGTTGGCCGAAAGTCGCGGCCAAATTCAACAACATTTTAA
- a CDS encoding DUF4145 domain-containing protein yields MSQFAFLAPEFAAVHDHARKAEAAALSDPRAACFYGRLALETAIKWLYAHDRTLKKPYEETLAALIHEPSFRALAGDGLVTKAKLIKDLGNRAVHDTRPVSGQSAVTVMRELFHVSYWLVHTYAKGEKPAAALTFSADALPRTAQVDPLKLGQLQEAARRYMEQVEARQKAEAEALKSEDARAELEAEIRRLQAEVAATKAANQCPARCA; encoded by the coding sequence ATGTCGCAATTCGCCTTCCTTGCGCCTGAATTCGCCGCGGTCCATGACCATGCGCGCAAGGCCGAGGCGGCGGCGCTGAGCGATCCGCGCGCCGCCTGCTTCTACGGGCGGCTGGCGCTGGAAACCGCCATCAAGTGGCTCTATGCCCACGACCGGACGCTGAAAAAACCCTATGAAGAAACGCTGGCGGCGCTGATCCACGAACCGAGCTTCCGCGCCCTGGCCGGCGACGGGCTGGTCACCAAGGCCAAGCTGATCAAGGACCTGGGCAATCGCGCCGTGCATGATACGCGGCCGGTGAGCGGCCAGAGCGCCGTCACCGTCATGCGCGAGCTATTCCATGTCAGCTACTGGCTGGTCCATACCTATGCCAAAGGCGAAAAGCCCGCGGCCGCCCTGACCTTTTCCGCCGATGCCCTGCCGCGCACCGCGCAGGTTGATCCGCTGAAACTGGGCCAGCTCCAGGAAGCGGCGCGGCGCTATATGGAGCAGGTCGAGGCGCGGCAAAAGGCCGAGGCGGAGGCCCTGAAATCAGAGGATGCGCGCGCCGAACTGGAAGCCGAGATCAGGCGACTGCAGGCCGAGGTGGCCGCCACCAAGGCCGCCAACCAGTGCCCGGCCCGATGCGCATGA
- a CDS encoding type I restriction-modification system subunit M, translating into MITGEIKTQVDQIWNAFWSGGVSNPLSVIEQITYLLFIKRLDELQNVEETKAQMLGIPVERRIFPEGNDDQGRPYKDLRWSEFRNFEPRDMMDVVADRVFPFLRDLGAEGSSYGQHMKDARLGFSNAALLDKAVQMIDKIEMGSRDTKGDLYEYMLGKIASAGTNGQFRTPRHIIDMMVELTKPTPSDVICDPAAGTCGFLVAAGEYLRDHHQDLFRNEKMREHFHTKMFHGFDFDPTMLRIGAMNLTLHGVENPDVSYRDSLAQEHDGDAGTYSLILANPPFAGSLDYEVTAKDLQAIVKTKKTELLFLALFLRLLRKGGRAAVIVPDGVLFGSSKAHQSIRRMLVEDHKLDAVVKLPSGVFRPYAGVSTAILLFTKTGVGGTDQVWFYDVQADGLSLDDKRSPLLPEEKQGPKAALTADEHAKNNLPDVVARWLEKDGTERDRPRTAQSFCVSREEIAAAGYDLSLNRYKQVEHEEQVHETPQAIIAELKTLEAEISEGLAKLEAMLG; encoded by the coding sequence ATGATTACCGGCGAGATCAAGACCCAGGTCGACCAGATATGGAATGCCTTCTGGTCGGGCGGGGTATCCAATCCCCTGTCGGTCATCGAGCAGATCACCTACCTGCTGTTTATCAAGCGGCTGGACGAACTGCAAAACGTCGAGGAAACCAAGGCGCAGATGCTGGGCATTCCGGTCGAGCGCCGCATCTTTCCCGAAGGCAATGACGATCAGGGCCGGCCCTATAAGGATTTGCGCTGGTCGGAGTTCCGCAATTTCGAGCCGCGCGACATGATGGACGTGGTGGCCGACCGCGTCTTCCCCTTCCTGCGCGACCTGGGCGCCGAAGGCTCCAGCTACGGCCAGCATATGAAGGATGCCCGCCTGGGCTTTTCCAATGCCGCCCTGCTCGATAAGGCCGTCCAGATGATCGACAAGATCGAGATGGGCAGCCGCGACACCAAGGGCGACCTCTACGAATACATGCTGGGCAAGATCGCCAGCGCCGGCACCAACGGCCAGTTCCGCACACCGCGCCATATCATCGACATGATGGTCGAACTGACGAAGCCGACGCCTTCCGATGTCATCTGCGATCCGGCGGCGGGCACCTGCGGCTTCCTGGTGGCGGCGGGCGAATATCTGCGCGATCACCATCAAGACCTGTTCCGCAACGAAAAGATGCGCGAACATTTCCATACGAAGATGTTCCACGGCTTCGATTTCGACCCGACCATGCTGCGTATCGGCGCCATGAACCTGACCCTGCACGGCGTCGAAAACCCCGATGTCAGCTACCGCGACAGCCTGGCCCAGGAACATGACGGCGACGCCGGAACCTATTCGCTGATCCTGGCCAATCCGCCCTTTGCCGGCTCGCTCGATTACGAGGTGACGGCCAAGGATCTGCAGGCCATCGTCAAGACGAAAAAGACCGAACTGCTGTTTCTCGCCCTGTTCCTGCGCCTGCTGCGCAAAGGCGGCCGCGCGGCGGTGATCGTGCCCGATGGCGTGCTGTTCGGTTCCTCCAAGGCACACCAGTCGATCCGCCGGATGCTGGTCGAAGACCACAAGCTCGACGCCGTGGTCAAGCTGCCTTCGGGCGTCTTCCGGCCCTATGCCGGGGTCTCGACCGCCATCCTGCTGTTCACCAAAACCGGGGTCGGTGGCACGGATCAGGTGTGGTTCTACGATGTGCAGGCGGATGGCCTGTCGCTCGATGACAAGCGCAGCCCGCTTCTGCCGGAAGAGAAGCAGGGGCCGAAAGCGGCCCTGACCGCTGACGAGCACGCCAAAAACAACCTGCCCGATGTGGTGGCGCGCTGGCTTGAAAAGGACGGGACGGAGCGCGACCGTCCGCGCACGGCGCAAAGCTTCTGCGTATCCAGGGAAGAGATCGCCGCCGCCGGTTATGACCTGTCGCTCAACCGCTACAAGCAGGTCGAGCATGAAGAGCAGGTGCATGAAACGCCCCAGGCCATTATCGCCGAACTGAAAACCCTGGAAGCCGAGATCAGCGAGGGACTGGCCAAGCTTGAGGCGATGCTGGGATGA
- a CDS encoding DEAD/DEAH box helicase family protein produces MRAPNWKPRSGDCRPRWPPPRPPTSARPDAHDYNEAQTRDAYIDLLLSEAGWPLAEGRDREYPVKGMPSASGNGFADYVLWGDDHKPLAVIEAKCTRKDPRAGQQQAKLYADALEAEFGVRPVIFYTNGYDTWLWDDLNHPPRRVQGFLKKDELALMHQRRTSRKPLATVAIDGAIAGRYYQTRAIQRVGEAFERDHQRKALLVMATGTGKTRTVIALVDQLMRANRVKRALFLADRVALVNQAVGAFKTHLPHTSPVNLITDKQAEGRIYFSTYPTMMGLIDEMQNGIRRFGPGHFDLIVIDEAHRSVYQKYRAIFDYFDGLLVGLTATPRDEIDRDTYSLFQLQSGVPTDAYDLDQAVSDGFLVPPKAISVPLRFQRHGIRYDDLSEAEKEQWDLLEWDEDGTIPTDVNASDINKWLFNTDTVDKVLAHLMSHGLKVEGGDRLGKTIIFAKNSAHAAFIVERFDANYPHLKGEFARLIDYSVSYAQSLIDDFSNPARAPHIAVSVDMLDTGIDVPEVVNLVFFKIVRSKTKFWQMIGRGTRLRPDLFGPGQDKAQFLIFDFCQNFEFFNQNPEYTEGGVTASLGQRLFTARVDMIGLLDRLPDGDDSLRQLRADTQARLHAEVAGMNRDNFLVRPKWRHVERFQAVDAWETIDEDARHILSDEIAGLPSAFEDDDLGAKQFDYLVLSAQLALLRQEAAFARCRGAIRSLAGQLESLSNIPMVQAELRLIMEVQTDDYWRDVTPAMLEQVRRRLRLLIKLIEGKARAIIYTDFEDEIGEGEEIALPVEVGTDKERFQRKVRHFLKDHADHITIQKLRRNEQLTAQDVTELERILLEQAAVSSADLQQVKAEGGLGLFIRSLVGLDREAAKQAFATFIASRALNADQIEFLDLIINHLTAEGVMEARRLYESPFTDMDDQGSAGFSRAPM; encoded by the coding sequence ATGCGCGCGCCGAACTGGAAGCCGAGATCAGGCGACTGCAGGCCGAGGTGGCCGCCACCAAGGCCGCCAACCAGTGCCCGGCCCGATGCGCATGACTATAACGAAGCCCAGACGCGCGACGCCTATATCGACCTGTTGCTGAGCGAGGCCGGGTGGCCGCTGGCCGAGGGGCGCGACCGGGAATATCCGGTCAAAGGGATGCCCAGCGCCTCCGGCAATGGCTTTGCCGATTATGTTTTGTGGGGCGATGATCACAAACCGCTGGCGGTGATAGAGGCCAAGTGCACCCGCAAAGACCCGCGCGCCGGCCAGCAGCAGGCAAAGCTCTATGCCGACGCGCTGGAAGCCGAATTCGGCGTGCGGCCGGTGATCTTCTACACCAATGGCTACGACACCTGGCTGTGGGACGACCTCAACCATCCGCCGCGCCGTGTGCAAGGCTTCCTGAAAAAGGACGAGCTGGCGCTGATGCACCAGCGCCGCACCAGCCGCAAGCCCCTGGCCACGGTGGCGATAGATGGCGCCATCGCCGGACGCTATTACCAGACGCGCGCCATCCAGCGCGTGGGCGAGGCGTTCGAGCGCGACCACCAGCGCAAGGCCCTGCTGGTCATGGCCACGGGCACGGGCAAGACGCGCACGGTCATTGCCCTGGTCGATCAGTTGATGCGCGCCAACCGGGTCAAGCGGGCGCTTTTCCTCGCCGATCGCGTGGCGCTGGTCAATCAGGCGGTGGGCGCCTTCAAGACGCACCTGCCGCATACCTCGCCGGTCAACCTGATCACCGACAAGCAGGCCGAGGGGCGGATCTATTTTTCGACCTATCCCACCATGATGGGCCTGATCGACGAGATGCAGAACGGCATCCGGCGCTTTGGGCCGGGGCATTTCGACCTGATCGTCATCGATGAGGCGCACCGCTCGGTCTATCAGAAATACCGCGCCATTTTCGACTATTTCGACGGGCTGCTGGTGGGGCTGACGGCGACGCCGCGCGATGAGATCGACCGCGACACCTATTCGCTTTTCCAGCTTCAAAGCGGCGTGCCAACCGATGCCTACGACCTGGACCAGGCGGTCAGCGACGGGTTCCTGGTGCCGCCGAAGGCCATTTCGGTGCCGCTGCGCTTCCAGCGTCACGGCATCCGCTATGACGACCTTTCCGAGGCCGAAAAAGAACAGTGGGATCTGCTGGAATGGGACGAGGACGGCACTATTCCCACCGATGTCAACGCGTCCGATATCAATAAGTGGCTGTTCAATACCGATACGGTCGACAAGGTGCTGGCGCACCTGATGAGCCACGGCCTGAAGGTCGAGGGCGGCGACCGGCTGGGCAAGACCATCATCTTCGCCAAGAACAGCGCCCACGCCGCCTTTATCGTCGAGCGCTTCGATGCCAACTATCCGCACCTGAAGGGCGAATTCGCCCGGCTGATCGACTATTCGGTCTCCTACGCGCAGAGCCTGATCGACGACTTTTCCAATCCGGCCAGGGCGCCGCATATCGCCGTGTCGGTCGATATGCTGGATACCGGGATCGATGTGCCGGAGGTGGTCAATCTCGTCTTCTTCAAGATCGTGCGCTCGAAGACCAAGTTCTGGCAGATGATCGGCCGGGGCACGCGCCTGCGCCCGGACCTCTTCGGTCCCGGTCAGGACAAGGCGCAGTTCCTGATCTTCGATTTCTGCCAGAATTTCGAGTTCTTCAACCAGAACCCGGAATATACCGAGGGCGGCGTCACCGCCTCGCTGGGACAGCGGCTTTTCACGGCGCGGGTGGACATGATCGGGCTTTTGGACCGCCTGCCGGATGGCGATGACAGCCTGAGGCAACTGCGCGCCGATACGCAGGCGCGCCTTCACGCCGAAGTGGCCGGCATGAACCGCGACAACTTCCTCGTCCGGCCGAAATGGCGGCATGTCGAGCGCTTCCAGGCGGTCGACGCCTGGGAGACAATCGACGAGGATGCGCGGCACATTCTGAGCGATGAGATCGCCGGCCTGCCCTCGGCCTTTGAGGATGACGACCTGGGCGCGAAACAGTTCGATTATCTGGTGCTGTCGGCGCAACTGGCCCTGCTGCGCCAGGAGGCGGCATTCGCCCGCTGCCGAGGAGCGATCCGGTCTCTGGCGGGCCAACTGGAAAGCCTGAGCAACATCCCCATGGTGCAGGCGGAACTGCGCCTGATCATGGAGGTGCAGACCGATGACTACTGGCGCGATGTCACGCCGGCCATGCTCGAACAGGTCCGGCGCCGGCTGCGCCTGCTGATCAAGCTGATCGAGGGCAAGGCGCGGGCCATCATCTACACCGATTTCGAGGACGAGATCGGCGAAGGCGAGGAGATCGCCCTGCCGGTCGAGGTCGGGACGGACAAGGAGCGTTTCCAGCGCAAGGTGCGCCACTTCCTGAAGGACCATGCCGACCATATCACCATCCAGAAACTGCGCCGCAACGAGCAACTGACCGCGCAGGATGTGACGGAACTGGAACGGATCCTGCTGGAGCAGGCGGCCGTATCCAGCGCCGATCTGCAACAGGTGAAGGCCGAGGGCGGCCTCGGCCTGTTCATCCGCTCGCTGGTGGGGCTGGACCGGGAGGCGGCGAAGCAGGCGTTCGCCACCTTCATCGCCAGCCGGGCGCTGAATGCCGACCAGATCGAATTTCTCGACCTGATCATCAATCACCTCACCGCGGAGGGCGTGATGGAGGCCCGCCGCCTCTATGAAAGCCCGTTCACCGATATGGACGACCAGGGGTCAGCGGGCTTTTCCAGAGCGCCGATGTGA